The DNA region agcacctggctcctgccgtcggatcagcgcggtgcaatggctgcagtgcgccggctgcggcggccactggagggtgaaccaaccgcaaaaaggaagacctttctgtttctccctctgtccactctgtcaaaaaaaaatttttttttttaaattaccccCTAGAATGTTAAAATTACTATCTTAACCCTAAACTGAATCTCTGACCTTGAGACCTCCAGTTGGATCCCAGGAACTCTCAAATAATGAGACTCAAACATGGCATGGggttggcatttttttaaaaacctaaatatCCATTATTGTGGAAGTGGCACCAGACTAATACTGTGCTTAAAACTTTGGTGGCCaacttgttcttttctttccaaCTGGCTTCCTAGCTTATTGATTCCAACCCTTTGCTTGGTGGGAGGTGGGAAGAGGGAAACTGATGACATTACCTCTGAAAGGAGCCTCCCTTGCCCTGATCTCTAAAATCTGGATTAAGTCAACAATCTCCAGTGGCTCACCAGTCCCTAGCCCACAGTTGCTCTTGAGAACTATCTTGCAGCTACCTGAAAACTGCcttaaaaaaatgtgttgtgccggtgctgtggctcactaggctaatcttccacctgcagcactggcacccggggttctagtcctggttggggcgccagattctgtcccagttgctcctcttccagtccagctctctgctgtggcctgggagtgcagtggaggatggcccaggtccttgggtcgtacacccacatgggagaccaggaggaagcacctggctcctggcttcagattggcacagcacgccggcagcaacacgccagccgtagcggccactttgggggtgaaccaacagaaaaaggaagacctttctgtctctctcgctaactctgcctgtccaaacaaaaacaacaagaaaaacaaaaacaaaaaaattcaagaaacaagaataaggaatacaTTATGAGCTCCctaaaggaacactacaacatttcaatattagagtgtgaagatgaagagactgggGAAATGccgaaaatggaattcaaaaaattaatcattactcagaagcaatcagaagcaaattcatgaactaaagaaaactatatatgatatgaatgaaaaattttcccatgaaattgagatcttaaagagaaatcaaaatgaaatactagaaatgaagaatttaataaatcaaataaaaaatgcagtggagtcTTAACAggattggtgaggcagaagaaagagtatccaagctagaagataatctctggaaattttacagtcagaccaaaaacaagaagaccCTAAGCTGAAGAAGCCCTTCACTCTGCCGAGCTTCCAAAGGAACCATCACTGTTGAGGGGGTGGCTTAAGGTCAGACAGTGTCATGAATTTTATTCTAGAGATGCTGCTTATTCTGCATTAACCTCCTAATCAggtcagctctcctcccaggccagccaggtAATGGGAGTCAATGGGGTGTCTTTCCTAAGGAGGTTCATACTTCCCCTGTAATGTCTCTTCCAGtcccatgtgaagacacagataGGTCCAGCTTCAGATATACATGCCCAGGCCTTAACACCCACCTGATTATTCTCAAGCCTCTCCTGCCAGATTCTATTTGCCtctgaaattctttaaaaaataatgcataaaGCAACAACTAATCTGGATAGTGTGGCCCCAAGGATTTATAGACAGTGCTGCTTCTATTTGGGCATGTCCACATGGAAAAAATATGAACCGACGGGTGCCAAGAGCTtttttgaggtctcccatgtgggtggctcctggtttcagcctgccccagccctggttattgtggccatctagcaagtgaaccagctgatggaagatcaattcattcattcattctctctctctttgcccccttcttctaactctttcaactaaataaatctttaaataaaaaattttaaatgatatgcTAGAAAATAGCTAGTTAATACAAAAGAAGGCAGTAACAGAGGAAGAGAAGcaaaatatataggaaaaatGGCAGTTTTAAAATCTTACTTTATCACCAAttgcattaaatataaatggactaAACATCACAATCCAATTCCAGAGACtggtaaaatgaattttttttttttaaaaaaggattcaaCTATATGCTATTTACAAGAAACATACTTAAGGTTCAAATTCAGATATGTTAAAAGtcaaacaatagaaaaagagaggtagagcaagaTGGCAGATGAGTAAGACACTCTAGCAACTGTCTTTCCACAGAGACTCCAACTGAGCAGCTATTTATGAATCAAACCTCCTAGCAAGCGCTAAGGCTGCCAGGTGAGATCACAGTGCCTCATTTTAGTATGGTAACAAGAaagcatgcatttaaaaaatgctcTTGTTATTCCTCTCCCAACTCCAAGAAACCCAGCATGGAGAGACACCTCCCActtgggggaggaagagggaattAAGTTGAAACCTTACACTTGACACCTAGTACCAGGCTCTCCATAGTGAAATCCAGGGCCAGACAAGGACACCCACAGCCTCTTCCCAGAGGCAAATGCCTGCCGTCTGAGCTATGCATCTTTCTTAGCCAAGGACTGCCTTCATTTTCTCTCCTTGATCtcacacagactacagaacaaGATTCTACTTGCTGAGGATAGGGCAAGAAATCAGAGCCCAAATTTCCTATGCCTCCAGCTAGTGCTCTCAGAGTCTCTAGAcccggggcaggtgttgtggtatagctgaGAGGCTGACATCCTACATGAGTGCTGGTACAAGAATATAGGCTCAAAATCTCTAATCACTGgataaatacaaatcaaaaccacatgaggtggccggcgccgtggctcactaggctaatcctccgtctagcggcgccggcacaccgggttctagtcccggttggggcaccggattctgtcccggttgcccctcttccaggccagctctctgctgtggccagggagtgcagtggaggatggcccaggtgcttaggccctgcaccccatgggagaccaggaaaagcacctggctcctggctcctgccatcggatcagcgcggtgcgccggccgcagcggccattggagggtgaaccaacggcaaaaggaagacctttctctctgtctctctgtctcactgtccactctgcctgtcaaaaaaaaaaaaaaaccacatgagGTAGCATTTCACTCCAGTCAGACTGGCTACTAcccaaaagataacaagtgctggagaggatgtggagaaaagaaaacTCTTGTGTGCTGTTGGTGGGAAGGGAAATTAaaacagccattatggaaaacagcatgcaggccccccccccaaaaaaaaaaaaaaaagaaaaagtactgcATGATGAGCAATCCTTGGgaatatatccaagggaaatgaaatcactctGTAGAAAAGACacttgcactcccatgtttattgtagcactatttctaatagccaagaaatggaaacaacctaagcaCCCATCTACTAATGAATGGgtcaagaaaatgtggtatgtatacataCGGAATACTATCTATCCACAAAAGGATAAAATGTTAttggcaacaacatggatggaactggaggtcattttctatcttttttcaacttcttttttaGAAGTCTTTATTAGTGAAATGTTCAAGCACAAAAAGGCAAGTATTGCATGATTTCATGCATATAGGAATGTGAAAAAAGTATTTCATTGAAGTTAGGTATAACAGTTTTGATTTTGGGTTATGTTAGCTCATTGTCTAACACTTTCTTTTGCTTTGCACATGAGAGTCTCTTGCAGGGGAATCCTCTCGTAAATCAACTTGTTCTCTCCTGTCCCTATTCATGCCTTCCTTTGAAATTTATTTCCCCAAAAAGCACCCttttagagatgtatttatttatttgaaagtgggtgcaaaggcccaagcacttggaccatcttctgctgtttcccagacacattcagcagagagctggatcagaagtggaacacccaggactcaaacttgtgccttatgggatgccaatgttgcaagcaatggcttgaccattgtcacaatgccagcccttccttttttttcttcccccaacAATCCTGTTATACCTATGGACATTGTTCTCACACCATTCTAGATGTTATCTTTTGATATCTTCATACAGGGACTGAGTATAAGACATGAACACACCAGAAATCAGGTATCTACGTGTGTAACATTTTCCCTCTAGTTACACTGGGAgcagtgtttggtgcagcaggtaggacactatttaggacacctgcatcagagtgcctgggtttgattgctGGCTCTGCTTACAAATCCAATGTCCTGCTAATGCTAGGAGACAGAAGAcgcaagtacctgggtccctgccatccacacgggaaacagttctagctcttggctttggcatagTTGAGTTTTTGTCATCACAAGCATTTGGGAATGCAagatgtctgtttctgtctctcaaatttaaaatatttttcaaaagttacaTCGGAAGCTATTAGCTTATTCTATGGTGTTATGAATGGTCAAGGTATTTGTGGAACCCCTTGTCATATGCTAGTTCCCTGTCTTTGACCTTTTCTAAAAACACCACACTTTGGGactggcactttggcatagtgggtaaagccgctgcctgcagtgccattatcccaaatgggtgccggttcgagacccaactgtccacttctgatccagctctctgctatggcctggaaaagcagtagaagatggcccaagtcttgggccccttcatccacgtggagacccggtagaagctcctggcttcagatctgacgcagctctggccgttgcagtcaactggggaatgaaccagcagactgaagacctctctctctctctgcctctccttttctgtgtaattctgactttcaaataaataaatcggtaagaaagtaaaaaaaaaataaaaaacaccacactTACTACTTTATATTATTTGATCAAAGGGCATTCTTCAGCTAAACTGCTTGTCCTAATAATCAGATACAACTTGTTGCTACCAAAAGTTAGATTCACTCACAAATGATGAAGAATTGCTATTGctgaggatattttaaaaatagcctctggaggggctggtgctgtggtgtatcataggttaagcctctacctgcagtaccagcatccaatatggggcctcccaagcaggtgcaggggcccaaggatttgggccaccctccactgctttcccaggccatagcagagagctggattgaaatcaAATATTTCTACATGcaataaagttttgtttttcagGAAACAGTTCATGTTTTGGAAAGTGAAAGCTAACTCACTGGTGCTACAAGAGGACAGAGGGAAATTCCATAAATGGGAGGTCATAAAAGAATACAAGTAGTATCTTGAATTACGCAACATGGGACTTCCCCAAGGAACAGCCAGTAGGTTTCCTGACTCAACTAAAATGTTATCCAATCAGAGTTAGGGAGGGAAAGTGCCTTTGCAAATAAATAGTGCATACTAGCCCCACGTTTTCTGAAGCTCTCAACTGCATAGAAGCATCCTGAGCCCACTACTACAGAGGCACCTCCAGACTCAGAACCATGAACCAAAGTGCAATTCTTATTTTCTGCCTTATTTTCCTGACTCTGAGTGGGACTAAAGGTAAGAAATATCAAGATACATCTAATTTGTAAAATCAGAAATAGGTCGGggtataaatttgaaaataaagaatcTGTTTGAAAAAGTTTCACTGTCTATAAAAGAGAGGGAAATGACCAGAGATTTCCATGGTCACAGAGTTTATACAAATGACTAAAGTAGGAGAAATAGTAGCCTGAAAGaaaggggggagaggaagggcagaAAGACAATGTGAGGATGAGAAGAAAGAGGGTAAGATACAGATACTGCCTTCTCTAAGCTTAATTAAGCACTAGGACTGTGCTCAACAATAGGATTTTATAATCAACAAATTACAACTCTTCTCATCCAGATAATCAACTATTTAATCATTCAGTGCTGTGTTAAAATGGCATGCATTCCTTCTCTAATTAAGAGACCATGAAAAGAAATGGGGTTATAGATTCTGCTAAATATTATCCAGTCCACACTAAATGCCTATAAGAAAACACCATGTTAATCTTCTTTGCTATACCTGTCTCTCTTCTGCAGGAATGCCTCTCTCTAGAACTGTACGCTGTACCTGTATCAACATTAGTAATAAACCTGTTAATCCAAGATCCTTGGAAAAACTTGAAATCATTCCTGCAAGTCAATCTTGTGCAAATGTTGAGATCATGTGAGTAAAATCTTATCTGGTGATCACCTCCCTGGTTAcaatcatttattaaacatttgatGACAGTTTCAAAAGATCAATGAAGTGTTTTCTGATGATTCTAAAACTAATGTACAGCACAAGAAAAATGTAAAGTAAAACTGTGGTGTCTGATTCTGGAACTATGATTTCATCTGCTTATTGGCCcaacattatttaaatatttacactCTTATTTCTTTCTAATAGTGCCACAATGAAAAAGGATGGGGAGAAGAGATGTCTGAATCCAGAATTGAAAGCCATCAAGAAGTTGCTGAAAGCATTTAGCAAGGAAAGGTAGGCTTGCTGTTGCTTGCAGAAGAACTGCTCTTTAGGAAATGCAATCACAGAAAGCTAGAAATCTTTGCATTGTGCTTTACTGTGAGATCTTAGCTTAAAAGTCTATCATCACTATGTCATCCTCGATTTCCAGTTACTTATATACTAATGTGCTATCTTGTGTGGTAAGAACTAAAGTTAGCTGTATTACCTGTCTAAAAATGCCAGGACCCTTCAACCTTGAGGCAGAGCAATAACTCTGCAAGCAAAGCTGTCAAATCTCCTGAAAGACTTTTCTgacctgaaaaaaaataaacaccaacCAACCAGTCAAAAAATATGCAGCCCCTGTAAACACTAACAATGACTGTGCAGCAATAGGACAATGCACCACATCTTTTAACTGAGGATCTTTGGGTTATTATGAactcagtctgaagccagggtctGAGTAGCACACTTacactttctttctcttctcacaGGTCCAGAGGATCATCGTAAAACCAGAGAGAAGCAAACACTGCAGTGATGAGAATGGACCACTGCGAGGCTGCCTCTGCCACACTTCCCTTCTTCCCCTATGCCAATCTCTAATTGGCCTCAGTTTGCAGTTCTCCTAAAAGGTGACCAGCCACCACCACCAAGTCAGCTGCTTCTACTCCTGCAAGAAGATCAAGCTGTTCAGAGTAACTCTGCCTTGCCACTAGAACATAAGCTACACCAAGCTGCTACGTTCTGAGTGAATGTGCAAGTCCCTGTTACTGACATTTTCCTCACCATTCATAGTTTTTAAGGGTTATTATGGGGTCATTCTTAGAACCTCAAACAACTAAAAGCCATGTGACCAAGGTGGTAagatctactttttttaaaagttatgtttGTATCATCCTTGTAAGGGGCCCATATTCTTGTAGTGGTTGTATACATGTACAAAAATATCCAGGAAACTgaaaatgtatatgtaaatattatttaatgaaaGACTGTACAAAGTAGTGTTCTTAGATGTATATGTTCCTTCTATTGTTTTCAGTGTATGTGGAATAATTTGTGATAAGTATCTCcataagaaatggaagaaattttAAACTGTAGATAATGTTCTGCGTCTTTTATAGTACGACAAAATGTGctacatttcaaaattaaaataatgtgttctcttggaaatattaaaaaagattatCTAACAGTTGAGACTGAAAAAGCAATAAAGTGGCATAAAAAAGAAGTGTTGTGTGGGTCATCTGACTGAGACATTTATTTCCTAGGAAGGTTAGatggggggggcagcactgtggcttagtgggtgcagtgctggcatcccatatgggtgcctgttcgagtcccagctgctccacttctgatccagctctctgctatggcctgggaaagcaatacaagatggcccaagtccttgggaccctggacttgcatgggagacccagaagaagctcttggttcctggctttggatcagcacagctctggcccttatagccatctggggaatcaaccagtg from Oryctolagus cuniculus chromosome 8, mOryCun1.1, whole genome shotgun sequence includes:
- the CXCL10 gene encoding C-X-C motif chemokine 10, producing MNQSAILIFCLIFLTLSGTKGMPLSRTVRCTCINISNKPVNPRSLEKLEIIPASQSCANVEIIATMKKDGEKRCLNPELKAIKKLLKAFSKERSRGSS